The Microvirga thermotolerans sequence CGTCACGGCGAGCTGGTCGCGGCGCTCCTTCAGGCGGGGAAAGAGCCTGAACTGCTCCTCGATCTCGGCCTCCAGGGCATCGTTCGGCAGGCGGCGGAAATAGGCTCCCAGGGTGAGGTTGTCGTAGACGGTCTGGTCGGGAAAGACCTGCCGTCCCTCCGGCGACAGGGCGATGCCCCGTGCGACCCGGCGATGCGGCGCAAGCCGCGACACGTCCTCGCCCTCGAACACGATGCGCCCGGCGCCCACCGGCATCAGGCCGGCGATTCCCTTGAGAAGCGTGCTCTTGCCCGCGCCGTTGCCGCCCACGATGGCGACCACCTCCCCCGCCGAGACCTCGATGGAGGCGCCGCGCACGGCCGTGATCGGGCCGTAGGCGAGATCAACGTTCTGAAGTGTCAGCATCTCGCTCCCTCCCCTCAGGCCGCCTCGACGGTCGTGCCGAGATAGGCTTCCATGACCCGCGGATCCGCCTGGACCTTGCTCGGCGCGCCCTCGGCGATCTTCTGCCCGTAATCGAGGACGATCACGTGGTCCGAGATGGACATGACCAAGTCCATGTGGTGCTCGATCAGGAGAATGGTGATGCCCTCGTCGCGAATTCGCACCAGGAGCTGGCCGAGTTCCGCCGTCTCCTGCGGGTTCAATCCGGCGGCGGGCTCGTCGAGGAGGAGGAGCAGCGGCTCCGACGCCAGGGCCCTCGCCAGCTCGACCCGGCGCTGGAGGCCGTAGGCGAGGCTGCCCGCCGGCGCGTCGGCGTATTGCGACAGGCCCGTGAAGGCGAGGATCCCGTTCACCTTCTCCAGCGCCTTCGCCTCTTCGCGCCACGCCTTCGGCAGGCCGAGCAGGGAGGAGAGGAAGCCGTTGCGCATCCGCGAATGCTGGCCGAGCAGGACGTTCTCGCGGACCGACAGATCCTTGAAGAGGCGGAGGTTCTGGAAGGTGCGGGCAACCCCGTGCCGGCAGATGTCGTGGACCGTCTGGCGCGTGATGTCGGAGCCCAGAAAGGTGACCTTGCCGCGATCCGGCTGGATGATGCCGGTGAGCATGTTGATGAAGGTGCTCTTGCCGGCGCCGTTCGGCCCGATGAGCGCATGGATGTGGCCCTCGGTCAGCAGGACCGAGACGTCCTTCGCCGGCACCACGCCGCCGAAGGCCTTGTTCAGGGCTTCGGCGCTGAGCAGCCCCGCCGAAGCCGACTTGGGAACCGCCCGCGTCGGCAGCCTCGGCGCGGCCCGGCCTGCGCCCGGCGACAGAGCGGAAGCGCCGTGCGATCCGACCCCCAGCTTCCGGAACAGGCTGCCGAACACTCCGGCCAACCCTTTCGGCATCGCATAGAGGGCGAACAGCAGGAGCGCGCCGTTGACGAAGTGCTCGATCCAGGTCCAGCGCGCCACGAGCGCGCCGATGATGACCAGCGTCACCGAACCGAGCAGCGGGCCGTAGAGGGATCCGCTGCCTCCGAAGAGGACGAGCAGGAGGATGAACACCGACAGGTGGAAGTTGATGAAGTCGGAATTGATGTACTGGTTCTGCTGGGCCACCAGGGCGCCGGCGAGGCCGCAGGTGACGGCTGCGATGACGAAGGCCAGCACCTTGTAGCGATAAACGGCGACGCCTACCGCGCCCGCGGCGATCTCGTCGGCCTGGAGGGACAGGAAGGCGCGTCCGTAGCGCCCGCGCAGGAGATTGCGCAGCAGAAGA is a genomic window containing:
- a CDS encoding ABC transporter ATP-binding protein: MLTLQNVDLAYGPITAVRGASIEVSAGEVVAIVGGNGAGKSTLLKGIAGLMPVGAGRIVFEGEDVSRLAPHRRVARGIALSPEGRQVFPDQTVYDNLTLGAYFRRLPNDALEAEIEEQFRLFPRLKERRDQLAVTLSGGEQQMLAIARALMSKPRLLLLDEPSLGLAPKIIQEIFDIIASLRRSGITILLVEQMANMALAIADRAYVLETGSVTLSGTGRQLLHDPKVRAAYLGVSHGAA
- a CDS encoding ABC transporter permease subunit; translation: MRHIIGSVALVAVLAAAASFIQNEFYLRTLFMICVYFLCAAGMNVLLGFAGQKSLGQAGLFAAGAYAVALLTTRYEVGPWIALVLACAVSAFFGILIAVPSLRVRGPSLAMVTLAFGIVIEKLVTEGSEVFGGAMGIYAIQPLHIGGVPFTMVQWVWFGLLLCLVTHLLLRNLLRGRYGRAFLSLQADEIAAGAVGVAVYRYKVLAFVIAAVTCGLAGALVAQQNQYINSDFINFHLSVFILLLVLFGGSGSLYGPLLGSVTLVIIGALVARWTWIEHFVNGALLLFALYAMPKGLAGVFGSLFRKLGVGSHGASALSPGAGRAAPRLPTRAVPKSASAGLLSAEALNKAFGGVVPAKDVSVLLTEGHIHALIGPNGAGKSTFINMLTGIIQPDRGKVTFLGSDITRQTVHDICRHGVARTFQNLRLFKDLSVRENVLLGQHSRMRNGFLSSLLGLPKAWREEAKALEKVNGILAFTGLSQYADAPAGSLAYGLQRRVELARALASEPLLLLLDEPAAGLNPQETAELGQLLVRIRDEGITILLIEHHMDLVMSISDHVIVLDYGQKIAEGAPSKVQADPRVMEAYLGTTVEAA